A window from Mauremys reevesii isolate NIE-2019 linkage group 9, ASM1616193v1, whole genome shotgun sequence encodes these proteins:
- the PLS3 gene encoding plastin-3 gives MASTTQISKDELEELREAFAKVDLNSNGFICDYELHELFKEANLPLPGYKVREIIQNLMIDSDKNKDGKISFEEFVFIFQELKSSDIAKTFRKAINRKEGICAIGGTSELSSEGTQHSYSEEEKYAFVNWINKALENDPDCRHVIPMNPNTDDLFKAVGDGIVLCKMINLSVPDTIDERAINKKKLTPFIVQENLNLALNSASAIGCHVVNIGAEDLREGKPHLVLGLLWQIIKIGLFADIELSRNEALAALLRDGETLEDLMKLSPEELLLRWANFHLENAGWQKINNFSSDIKDSRAYFHLLHQIAPKGQKEGEPQIDINMSGFNEKDDLKRAEYMLQQADRLGCRQFVTPADVVSGNPKLNLAFVANLFNRYPALTKPENQDIDWTLLEGETREERTFRNWMNSLGVNPHVNHLYGDLQDALVILQLYEKIKVPVDWNKVNKPPYPKLGANMKKLENCNYAVDLGKHPAKFSLVGIGGQDLNDGNQTLTLALVWQLMRRYTLNVLEDLGDGQKANDDIIVNWVNRTLREAGKSTSIQSFKDKTISSSLAVVDLIDAIQPGCINYDLVKTGDLSEDDKQNNAMYAVSMARRIGARVYALPEDLVEVKPKMVMTVFACLMGRGMKKV, from the exons ATCTCAACAGCAATGGATTCATTTGTGATTATGAGCTGCATGAACTCTTCAAGGAAGCTAATCTGCCTCTCCCAGGATACAAAGTGCGAGAGATCATTCAGAATCTTATGATTGACAGTGACAAGAACAAGGATGGGAAGATTAGCTTTGAAGAATTTGTGTTT ATTTTCCAAGAGCTGAAAAGCAGTGATATTGCTAAAACTTTCAGAAAAGCCATCAACAGAAAAGAGGGAATTTGTGCTATTGGTGGAACGTCTGAGCTCTCCAGTGAAGGAACACAACATTCTTATTCAG AGGAAGAAAAATATGCCTTTGTAAACTGGATAAACAAAGCCTTGGAAAACGATCCCGACTGCAGGCACGTTATTCCAATGAATCCAAATACAGATGACCTGTTCAAAGCTGTTGGAGATGGGATTGTGCTATG TAAAATGATCAATCTTTCTGTTCCGGATACAATTGACGAAAGAGCAATCAACAAGAAAAAACTCACACCATTTATAGTTCAG GAAAACTTGAACTTGGCCTTGAATTCCGCCTCCGCCATTGGGTGTCATGTTGTCAATATTGGAGCAGAGGACCTGAGGGAAGGGAAACCACATCTGGTGCTGGGGCTTCTCTGGCAGATTATTAAGATTGGCTTGTTTGCCGACATCGAACTCAGCAGAAATGAAG CTTTGGCTGCCTTGCTTCGCGATGGTGAGACTTTGGAGGACCTTATGAAACTATCCCCAGAAGAGCTGCTTCTGAGATGGGCAAACTTCCATTTGGAAAATGCAGGGTGGCAGAAAATCAATAACTTCAGCTCCGACATCAAG GATTCCAGAGCCTATTTCCATCTCCTCCACCAAATTGCACCAAAGGGGCAGAAAGAAGGAGAGCCGCAGATTGATATTAACATGTCTGGTTTCAAT gagaAGGATGACTTGAAGAGAGCCGAATACATGCTTCAGCAGGCAGACAGACTGGGCTGCAGACAATTTGTTACCCCGGCTGATGTTGTCAGTGGTAATCCCAAACTGAATTTAGCCTTCGTTGCAAATTTGTTCAACAGGTATCCGGCGCTTACCAAGCCGGAAAATCAGGACATCGATTGGACACTACTGGAAG GAGAGACACGTGAAGAAAGGACCTTCCGTAACTGGATGAACTCTCTCGGTGTGAATCCACATGTAAACCACCTGTATGG TGACCTGCAAGATGCACTGGTAATATTACAACTGTACGAAAAAATCAAAGTTCCTGTTGACTGGAATAAGGTTAACAAGCCACCGTACCCCAAGCTTGGTGCAAACATGAAGAAG CTTGAAAACTGTAACTATGCAGTGGATTTGGGAAAGCATCCGGCCAAATTCTCTCTGGTGGGCATTGGTGGACAAGATCTGAATGATGGAAACCAAACACTGACGCTAGCTTTAGTCTGGCAGCTGATGAGGAG ATACACCCTGAATGTTCTCGAGGACCTTGGTGATGGTCAGAAAGCAAATGATGACATCATAGTAAACTGGGTGAACAGGACACTGAGAGAAGCTGGCAAGTCAACCTCTATTCAGAGCTTTAAG GACAAGACTATCAGCAGTAGCTTGGCAGTGGTGGATTTAATTGATGCCATACAGCCTGGCTGTATCAACTATGATCTGGTAAAGACGGGGGACTTATCAGAAGATGACAAACAGAATAATGCTAT GTACGCGGTGTCCATGGCCAGAAGAATTGGAGCCAGAGTATATGCTCTTCCAGAGGACCTTGTGGAGGTGAAACCAAAGATGGTTATGACCGTGTTTGCCTGTTTGATGGGCAGAGGAATGAAGAAAGTGTAA